One window from the genome of Buchnera aphidicola (Neophyllaphis podocarpi) encodes:
- a CDS encoding acetate kinase, translated as MSNKFILVINCGSSSIKFALFNITNKKKILSGLAERLLLEKSNVIWKINKTKHQNLIVSKASHKNALDFIINNILKKNIYLFKNIIGIGHRIVHGGNKITKSSIINNKIIKLIKDAIIFSPLHNPINLIGIYESLKNFPHLFNKNVGVFDTVFHRTIPKTAHIYAIPYMFYNKYNIKRYGAHGISHNYVMKKTSKILNKNLNSLNIIICHLGNGSSISAVKNGICVDTSMGLTPLEGLVMGTRSGDIDPYIIFYMNKILGFNMKKISNILINKSGLLGLNGVSSDCRYIAKNYYCNKLVKLSLDIFCYRLSKYISSYFAIMVDRLDAIIFTGGIGENSYLVREKSLSKLALMGVFLDNEKNIKICKGKYGLISKLNSIPVLVVKTNEELAIAEDTIKLILN; from the coding sequence ATGTCAAATAAATTTATTTTAGTTATCAATTGCGGAAGTTCGTCTATTAAATTTGCTTTATTTAACATTACTAATAAAAAAAAAATTTTGTCAGGTTTAGCAGAACGTCTTTTATTAGAAAAATCTAATGTTATTTGGAAAATTAATAAAACCAAACATCAAAATTTAATTGTTTCTAAGGCATCTCATAAAAATGCTTTGGATTTTATTATTAATAATATTTTAAAGAAAAATATTTATCTCTTTAAAAATATTATTGGTATAGGTCATAGAATTGTTCATGGAGGCAATAAAATAACAAAATCTTCAATTATTAATAATAAAATAATTAAATTAATTAAAGATGCTATAATTTTTTCTCCTTTGCATAATCCAATTAATCTAATAGGAATTTATGAATCTCTTAAAAATTTTCCTCATTTATTTAATAAAAATGTCGGGGTTTTTGATACAGTTTTTCATAGAACTATACCTAAAACAGCACATATATACGCGATTCCTTATATGTTTTACAATAAATATAATATTAAACGTTATGGTGCTCATGGAATTAGTCACAATTATGTGATGAAAAAAACTAGTAAAATATTAAATAAAAACTTAAATTCTTTAAATATTATTATTTGTCATTTAGGTAATGGTTCCTCTATTTCTGCAGTTAAAAATGGAATATGTGTAGATACTTCTATGGGCTTAACTCCTCTGGAAGGATTAGTGATGGGTACTAGAAGTGGTGATATTGACCCTTATATAATATTTTATATGAATAAAATACTTGGTTTTAATATGAAAAAAATAAGTAATATATTAATTAATAAATCAGGTTTATTAGGATTAAATGGTGTTAGTAGTGATTGTAGATATATAGCAAAAAATTATTATTGTAATAAATTAGTTAAATTATCATTAGATATTTTTTGTTATAGATTATCTAAATATATATCAAGTTATTTTGCAATTATGGTTGATAGACTAGATGCAATAATTTTTACAGGAGGTATTGGTGAAAATTCATATTTAGTACGCGAGAAAAGTTTAAGCAAACTTGCTTTAATGGGAGTTTTTTTAGATAATGAAAAAAATATTAAAATTTGCAAAGGCAAATATGGATTAATTAGCAAGTTAAATTCTATTCCTGTTTTAGTTGTTAAAACTAATGAAGAATTAGCTATTGCTGAAGATACAATTAAATTAATACTTAATTAG
- the yfaE gene encoding class I ribonucleotide reductase maintenance protein YfaE, producing MNYKIKFYTIKTNKKIINYIPKKNFILDILEQNKINIEFQCRKGYCGSCRIILISGKIYYPNNVVILASKLSRKEIFPCCCIGINNIILKI from the coding sequence TTGAATTATAAAATAAAATTTTATACTATAAAAACAAACAAAAAAATTATAAATTACATTCCAAAAAAAAATTTTATATTAGATATACTTGAACAAAATAAAATTAATATAGAATTTCAATGTAGAAAAGGATACTGTGGATCTTGTAGAATAATATTAATTAGTGGAAAAATATATTATCCTAATAATGTTGTAATATTAGCATCTAAATTATCTAGAAAAGAAATATTTCCATGTTGTTGTATAGGAATAAATAATATAATATTAAAAATATAA
- the nrdB gene encoding class Ia ribonucleoside-diphosphate reductase subunit beta, whose protein sequence is MNYTTFSQKKNNQLKEPMFFGQPVNIARYDQQKYEIFEKLTEKQLSFFWRPEEIDLSKDRIDFINLPKNEKHIFISNLKYQTLLDSIQGRSPNIAFLPLISIPELETWVQTWSFSETIHSRSYTHIIRNLVNDPSSIFEDIVNNKNIVNRAYDISFYYDELIKFTNYWNIFGEGVHVIKNKKINININILKSKLYLCLMSVNVLEAIRFYVSFACSFAFAERKLMEGNAKIIRLIARDEALHLTGTQHIINLFNQNNNLENMKEIAEKSKKECIKIFKKAANQEKEWAKYLFKDGSMLGLNKEIICQYIEYITNSRMKAIGLELPFKIRNNPIPWINTWLISDNVQVAPQETEISSYLTGQIDSSYNKREFENFEL, encoded by the coding sequence ATGAATTACACTACTTTTTCGCAAAAAAAAAATAATCAGTTAAAAGAACCAATGTTTTTTGGCCAACCTGTTAATATAGCAAGATATGACCAACAAAAATATGAAATTTTTGAAAAATTGACAGAAAAACAACTTTCTTTTTTTTGGAGACCAGAAGAAATAGATTTATCAAAAGATAGAATAGATTTTATTAATTTGCCAAAAAATGAAAAGCACATATTTATTAGTAATCTAAAATACCAAACTTTATTAGATTCGATACAAGGTAGAAGTCCTAATATAGCATTTTTACCATTAATTTCAATTCCAGAATTAGAAACATGGGTACAAACATGGTCTTTTTCTGAAACTATTCATTCTAGATCATATACACATATAATAAGAAACCTAGTAAATGATCCTTCATCCATATTCGAAGATATAGTAAATAACAAAAATATAGTAAACAGAGCGTATGATATTTCTTTTTATTATGATGAATTAATTAAATTTACAAATTATTGGAATATTTTCGGAGAAGGAGTTCATGTTATTAAGAATAAAAAAATTAATATAAATATAAATATTTTAAAAAGTAAATTATATTTATGTTTAATGAGTGTGAATGTACTAGAAGCAATAAGATTTTATGTAAGCTTTGCATGTTCATTTGCTTTTGCAGAACGTAAATTAATGGAAGGAAATGCTAAAATTATTAGATTAATAGCAAGAGATGAAGCTTTACACTTAACAGGAACACAACACATAATTAATTTATTTAATCAAAATAATAATTTAGAAAATATGAAAGAAATTGCAGAAAAATCAAAAAAAGAATGTATTAAAATATTTAAAAAAGCAGCAAATCAAGAAAAAGAATGGGCAAAATACCTATTTAAAGATGGATCTATGTTAGGTTTAAACAAAGAAATTATATGTCAGTATATAGAATACATAACTAATTCTAGAATGAAAGCTATTGGACTAGAATTACCTTTTAAAATTAGAAATAATCCTATCCCTTGGATCAATACCTGGTTAATATCAGATAACGTTCAGGTAGCTCCTCAAGAAACAGAAATTAGTTCTTACCTAACAGGACAAATTGACTCATCTTATAATAAAAGAGAATTTGAAAATTTTGAATTATAA
- the nrdA gene encoding class 1a ribonucleoside-diphosphate reductase subunit alpha has product MNDSLLVTKRDGRKEKINLDKIHKVLNWAAKGLKNVSVSQVELRSHIQFYNGIKTIHIHETIIKSTADLISQSQPDYQYMAARLTVFHLRKKAYGKFEPPELYDHVKYMVKIGKYDRNLLKKYSIADYKTMNSFVDHCRDMNFSYAAIKQLEGKYLIQNRINGKIYESAQFLYILISACLFAKYPEKIRMKYIQKFYNAISTFKISLPTPIMSGVRTPTRQFSSCVLIECDDTLDSINATASSIVKYISQRAGIGINAGRIRALGSSIRNGEAFHTGCIPFYKHFQTAVKSCSQGGVRGGAATLFFPIWHLEVKNLLVLKNNRGIEENRVRHMDYALQINKLMYKRMIKDELITLFSPSDVPNLYEYFFSDQKKFKKLYEKYEKDKKIRKKQVKAIDLFALLMKERSSTGRIYIHNVDHSNTHSPFDPSIAPLKQSNLCLEVILPTKPLKNINDKNGEIALCTLSAINLGVIKNLKELEELSNLIVRGLDEVLDYQEYPIISAERGALKRRSLGIGVINFAYYLAKNGVKYSDGSAKNLTHKTFESIQYYLLKASCLLAKEKGKCSWFNETNYSKGILPIDNYKKYIDKICLEPLHLNWEKLRNKIKKYGLRNSTLSAIMPSETSSQISNATNGIEPPRGYISIKSSKDGILRQVVPEYEKLKNKYELLWDIPNNNGYLQLVGIMQKFIDQSISANTNYDPNKFINKKIPIKQLIKDLLIAYKLGLKTLYYQNTRDGAEDKQNDILDKLSYDNCESGSCKI; this is encoded by the coding sequence ATGAATGATAGTTTATTAGTAACTAAAAGAGATGGAAGAAAAGAAAAAATTAACTTAGATAAAATTCATAAAGTTCTTAATTGGGCAGCTAAAGGTCTTAAAAATGTATCTGTTTCACAGGTTGAATTAAGATCCCATATACAATTTTATAATGGTATAAAAACTATACATATACATGAAACTATTATAAAATCTACAGCTGATTTAATATCTCAAAGTCAACCAGATTATCAATATATGGCTGCAAGATTAACTGTATTTCATTTAAGAAAAAAAGCTTATGGAAAATTTGAACCTCCAGAATTATATGATCATGTAAAATATATGGTAAAAATAGGAAAATATGATAGAAATTTATTAAAAAAATATTCTATAGCAGACTATAAAACTATGAATTCTTTTGTAGACCATTGTAGAGATATGAATTTTTCTTATGCTGCTATAAAACAATTAGAAGGAAAATATTTAATACAAAATAGAATAAATGGTAAGATTTATGAAAGTGCACAATTTTTATATATTCTTATATCAGCATGTTTATTTGCAAAATATCCAGAAAAAATCAGAATGAAATATATACAAAAATTTTACAATGCTATATCTACATTTAAAATTTCATTACCAACTCCTATCATGTCTGGTGTTCGAACTCCTACTAGACAATTTAGCTCATGTGTATTAATAGAATGCGATGATACTTTAGATTCTATTAATGCAACAGCAAGCAGTATAGTTAAATATATATCACAAAGAGCAGGAATTGGAATTAATGCGGGAAGAATAAGAGCTTTAGGTAGTTCTATTAGAAATGGAGAAGCATTTCATACAGGATGTATTCCTTTTTATAAACATTTTCAAACGGCGGTGAAGTCTTGTTCTCAAGGAGGAGTTAGAGGAGGAGCTGCAACATTATTTTTTCCCATATGGCATCTAGAAGTAAAAAATTTACTAGTATTAAAAAATAATAGAGGAATAGAAGAAAATAGGGTTCGACATATGGACTATGCTTTGCAAATTAATAAATTAATGTACAAAAGAATGATAAAAGATGAATTAATAACTTTATTTAGCCCATCAGATGTACCTAATTTATATGAATATTTCTTTTCTGATCAAAAAAAATTTAAAAAATTGTACGAAAAATACGAAAAAGATAAAAAAATAAGAAAAAAACAAGTAAAAGCAATAGATTTATTTGCATTGTTAATGAAAGAAAGATCTTCTACAGGAAGAATATATATTCATAATGTAGATCATAGTAATACACATAGTCCTTTTGATCCTAGTATAGCACCATTAAAACAATCTAATTTATGTTTAGAAGTTATATTACCAACAAAACCTCTAAAAAATATAAATGACAAAAATGGTGAAATAGCTTTGTGTACATTATCTGCTATAAATTTAGGTGTTATTAAAAATTTAAAAGAACTAGAAGAACTATCAAATTTAATAGTAAGAGGATTAGATGAAGTATTAGATTATCAGGAATATCCAATAATATCTGCTGAAAGAGGAGCATTAAAAAGAAGATCTTTAGGTATAGGAGTTATAAACTTTGCATATTATTTAGCTAAAAATGGAGTAAAATATTCAGATGGAAGCGCTAAAAATTTAACACACAAAACTTTTGAATCTATACAATATTATCTATTAAAAGCATCGTGTTTACTAGCAAAAGAAAAAGGAAAATGTTCATGGTTTAATGAAACAAATTACTCAAAAGGAATTTTGCCAATAGATAACTATAAGAAATATATTGATAAAATATGCTTGGAACCATTACATTTAAACTGGGAAAAACTAAGAAATAAAATCAAAAAATATGGTTTAAGAAATTCAACATTATCAGCAATAATGCCATCTGAAACATCTTCACAAATTTCTAATGCAACAAATGGAATTGAACCTCCTAGAGGATATATTAGTATAAAATCATCAAAAGATGGAATACTACGTCAAGTAGTACCAGAATATGAAAAATTAAAAAATAAATATGAATTGTTATGGGATATACCAAACAATAATGGATATTTACAGTTAGTAGGTATTATGCAAAAGTTTATTGATCAATCAATATCAGCTAATACTAATTATGATCCAAATAAATTTATAAATAAAAAAATTCCTATTAAACAATTAATTAAAGATTTATTAATTGCATATAAATTAGGATTAAAAACATTATATTATCAAAATACTCGTGATGGAGCAGAAGATAAACAAAACGACATATTAGATAAATTATCATATGATAATTGTGAAAGCGGTTCTTGCAAAATATAA
- the gyrA gene encoding DNA topoisomerase (ATP-hydrolyzing) subunit A, whose product MNNLTKEVVKINLEEELKNSYLDYAMSVIIGRALPDVRDGLKPVHRRVLFAMYMLNNEHNKPYKKSARIVGDVIGKYHPHGDTSVYEAIVRMAQSFSLRYMLIDGQGNFGSIDGDSAAAMRYTEVRMSKIAKELLSDLEKNTVKFVFNYDETEKMPEVLPTRIPNILINGASGIAVGMATNIPPHNLKEIINGCIAFIEDNNISVDKLMEHIPGPDFPTAGIINGKEGIISAYKTGKGKIYIRSRHKIESNSKNKKTIIVIQEIPYQVNKSRLIEKIAELIRDKKIDGISALRDESDKEGMRIIIEIKKESVPEVVLNNLYSLTQLQISFGINMVALNKGRPEIMSLKKIIKSFINHRKEIITKRSIFELLKFKNKAHALEGIMIAINNIDYIIKLIQKTKEVKEARKIILSKGWKINNCIIKKIQNNQIELFKSKKQAKNITKDKYYFSEKQTEKILDLKINKITKIEQQNIIKEYDSLIKKIKELKLILRNPVKMINIIKQELTDIKKTFGDKRKTEINKNIIDINIEDMINKEDVVVTLSHSGYVKYQPISDYEAQRRGGKGKSAARIKEEDFIDKLIVTNTHDTILCFSSKGIIYWMKVYQLPESSRIARGKPIVNLLPLNSKERITAILPINKYKDNINILMATSHGIVKKTSLHQFSRPRSAGIIALNLREDDELIGVALTNGNDHIMLFTSLGKVVRFHENKVRNMGRNASGMRGIKISKNDRVVSLIVPRDNRNILTITKRGYGKRTKIEEYPIKSRSTQGVISIKITKKNGKMVGAIQVFEKDQIMIITDAGTLVRIRVSEVGVLKRNTQGVILIRTTDKENVVALQRVAESCLTKLNIINKAQILL is encoded by the coding sequence ATGAATAATCTTACTAAAGAAGTTGTAAAAATTAATCTTGAAGAAGAGTTAAAAAATTCTTATTTAGATTATGCTATGTCAGTAATTATAGGTAGAGCATTGCCAGATGTTAGAGATGGACTAAAACCTGTACACCGTAGAGTTTTATTCGCAATGTATATGTTAAATAATGAACATAACAAACCGTATAAAAAATCAGCTCGTATAGTAGGTGATGTTATTGGAAAATATCATCCTCATGGAGATACTTCTGTATATGAAGCAATTGTAAGAATGGCTCAGTCTTTTTCTTTAAGATATATGTTAATTGATGGTCAAGGTAATTTTGGATCAATCGATGGAGATTCTGCAGCAGCTATGAGATATACAGAAGTTCGTATGTCTAAAATAGCAAAAGAATTATTGAGTGATTTAGAAAAAAATACAGTTAAATTTGTATTTAATTATGATGAAACAGAAAAAATGCCTGAAGTATTACCTACAAGAATACCAAACATATTAATTAATGGTGCTTCAGGTATTGCCGTAGGTATGGCAACTAATATTCCTCCGCATAACTTAAAAGAAATTATAAATGGATGCATAGCATTTATTGAAGATAATAATATTTCAGTAGATAAGCTAATGGAACACATTCCTGGCCCTGATTTTCCAACAGCAGGTATTATAAACGGAAAAGAAGGAATAATATCAGCCTATAAAACAGGTAAAGGAAAAATTTATATAAGGTCTCGTCATAAAATAGAATCTAATTCTAAAAATAAAAAAACAATTATAGTTATCCAAGAAATTCCTTATCAAGTAAATAAATCAAGATTAATAGAAAAAATAGCTGAATTAATAAGAGATAAAAAGATAGATGGAATAAGTGCTTTAAGAGATGAATCAGACAAAGAAGGAATGCGCATCATAATAGAAATTAAAAAAGAATCAGTTCCAGAAGTAGTATTAAATAATCTTTATTCTCTAACACAATTACAAATTTCTTTTGGAATAAATATGGTTGCTTTAAACAAAGGCAGACCGGAAATCATGTCTTTAAAAAAAATTATAAAGTCTTTTATTAACCATAGAAAAGAAATAATAACTAAAAGAAGTATATTTGAGTTATTGAAATTTAAAAATAAAGCTCATGCATTAGAAGGAATAATGATAGCTATAAATAATATAGATTATATAATAAAATTAATACAAAAAACTAAAGAAGTTAAAGAAGCGAGAAAAATAATATTATCTAAAGGATGGAAAATAAATAATTGTATAATTAAAAAAATTCAAAATAATCAAATAGAATTGTTTAAAAGTAAAAAACAAGCAAAAAACATCACAAAAGATAAATATTATTTTTCTGAAAAACAAACTGAAAAAATACTAGATTTAAAAATAAACAAAATAACTAAAATTGAACAACAAAATATCATAAAAGAATATGATAGTTTAATTAAAAAAATAAAAGAACTAAAATTAATATTAAGAAATCCTGTAAAAATGATAAACATCATAAAACAAGAATTAACTGATATTAAAAAAACATTTGGAGATAAAAGAAAAACAGAAATAAATAAAAATATTATAGATATAAATATAGAAGACATGATAAATAAAGAAGATGTAGTAGTCACATTATCACATTCAGGATACGTTAAATATCAACCTATATCAGATTATGAAGCACAAAGAAGAGGAGGAAAAGGAAAATCAGCAGCAAGAATTAAAGAAGAAGACTTTATTGATAAACTAATAGTAACAAATACTCATGATACAATATTATGTTTTTCTAGTAAAGGAATAATATATTGGATGAAAGTATATCAATTACCAGAATCAAGCAGAATAGCTAGAGGTAAACCAATAGTAAATTTACTACCTTTAAACTCTAAAGAAAGAATAACAGCAATTCTACCAATTAATAAATATAAAGATAATATCAATATACTAATGGCAACATCTCACGGAATAGTAAAAAAAACTTCTCTACATCAATTTAGTAGACCTAGAAGCGCAGGAATTATAGCTTTAAATTTAAGAGAAGATGACGAATTAATAGGTGTAGCATTAACTAACGGAAATGATCATATTATGTTATTTACGTCTCTAGGTAAAGTTGTTAGATTTCATGAAAATAAAGTTAGAAATATGGGACGTAATGCATCTGGAATGAGAGGAATTAAAATATCGAAAAATGATAGAGTAGTTTCATTAATAGTACCTAGAGATAATAGAAATATACTTACTATAACAAAAAGAGGATATGGTAAAAGGACTAAAATTGAAGAATATCCAATTAAATCTAGATCTACACAAGGAGTAATATCTATAAAAATAACTAAAAAAAATGGTAAAATGGTAGGCGCAATACAAGTTTTCGAAAAAGATCAAATTATGATTATCACAGATGCTGGAACTTTAGTAAGAATCAGAGTATCTGAAGTAGGAGTATTAAAAAGAAACACTCAAGGAGTCATCTTAATAAGAACAACTGATAAAGAAAATGTAGTTGCTTTGCAGAGAGTAGCTGAATCCTGTTTGACTAAATTAAATATTATTAATAAAGCACAAATATTACTATAA
- a CDS encoding DUF2076 domain-containing protein: MHNEEISLIKNLFYRLKEAEISSNSRDQNAEKIIKNLLDNQPNSPYYMIQTILIQEEAIKKLNAKINLLENKIISSKSKTNNKGFFSNIFGRNNNENDTFNNKQYYPNNLINTENNTPTLQSSDVSSNSFTRNPRGVSSIVGSNNNNSFLGNALQTATGVAGGVVMANMLTSLFHNSKNDDSSNSVNESSSATHLNNNDDHYSNSLPENNTHKDYCAFSDDDNVSDSSDINDFSEVYDDDDNLI; encoded by the coding sequence ATGCATAATGAAGAAATAAGTTTAATAAAAAATCTTTTTTATAGATTAAAAGAAGCTGAAATTAGTTCTAATTCTAGGGATCAGAACGCAGAAAAAATTATAAAAAACTTATTAGATAATCAACCAAATTCTCCTTACTATATGATTCAAACTATTTTGATACAAGAAGAAGCTATTAAAAAATTAAATGCAAAAATTAATCTATTAGAAAACAAAATTATATCATCTAAATCTAAAACAAATAATAAAGGTTTTTTTTCTAATATATTTGGTCGAAATAATAATGAAAATGATACATTCAATAATAAACAATATTATCCTAATAATTTAATTAATACTGAAAATAATACTCCAACGTTACAATCATCTGATGTTTCTAGTAATTCTTTTACAAGAAATCCGCGAGGCGTTTCTTCTATTGTTGGTAGCAACAATAATAATAGTTTTTTAGGAAATGCTTTACAAACAGCTACTGGTGTTGCAGGCGGAGTAGTTATGGCTAATATGTTAACTAGTCTTTTTCATAACTCCAAAAATGATGATTCTTCCAATTCAGTTAATGAATCTTCATCTGCTACTCATTTAAATAATAATGATGATCATTACTCTAATTCTTTACCCGAAAATAATACACATAAAGATTATTGTGCATTTAGTGATGATGATAATGTCAGTGATAGTTCTGATATTAATGATTTTAGTGAAGTTTATGATGATGATGATAATTTAATTTAG
- a CDS encoding peroxiredoxin C, with protein sequence MTLVTNKAPDFNADAILENGDIVNNFNFKKYTKNKISVLFFWPMDFTFVCPSEIITFNKSIREFEKRNTKIIGVSCDSVFVHNAWRNTDIHNGGIGKIKYIMVSDIKKEIQKSYGVEHPSMSVAFRASFIIDQKGIIRHQTVNDLPYGRNVKEIIRMIDAIIFHQNNGEVCPAEWKKGEKGIKASQEGIVKYLREKY encoded by the coding sequence ATGACACTAGTAACTAATAAAGCGCCAGATTTTAATGCAGATGCAATTTTAGAAAATGGTGATATAGTTAACAATTTTAACTTTAAAAAATACACTAAAAATAAAATATCTGTATTATTTTTCTGGCCTATGGATTTTACATTTGTTTGTCCTTCTGAAATTATTACATTTAATAAATCAATTAGAGAGTTTGAAAAAAGAAATACAAAAATTATTGGGGTTTCATGTGATTCAGTATTTGTTCATAATGCATGGAGAAATACTGATATACATAATGGGGGAATAGGAAAAATAAAATATATCATGGTATCTGATATTAAAAAAGAAATTCAAAAATCATATGGAGTAGAACATCCTAGTATGAGTGTAGCTTTTAGAGCATCTTTCATTATAGATCAAAAAGGAATAATACGTCATCAAACAGTAAATGATTTACCTTATGGAAGAAATGTAAAAGAAATTATCAGAATGATAGACGCCATAATATTTCATCAAAATAATGGAGAAGTTTGCCCTGCTGAATGGAAAAAAGGAGAGAAAGGAATAAAAGCTTCGCAAGAAGGTATAGTAAAATACTTAAGAGAAAAATATTAA
- the ung gene encoding uracil-DNA glycosylase, which yields MEKITTTRKKKKYFNEIINFINLEKKHKIIYPPNHKIFYFLKITEFYRVKVVIIGQDPYYQTNQANGLAFSVPKGIKIPPSLINIYKELSNDILGWKFPNHGCLYKWAIQGVFLLNTILTVEHGKPFSHSNVGWNFFTDYIISLINKHLTGIIFLLWGSKAQKKVNLIDSNKHYILKSSHPSPLAAHRGFFGCKHFSKVNKILLLNNQKKIDWSLI from the coding sequence TTGGAAAAAATTACTACAACCAGAAAAAAAAAAAAATATTTCAATGAAATTATTAATTTTATAAATTTAGAAAAAAAGCATAAGATAATTTATCCTCCTAATCATAAAATATTTTATTTTTTAAAGATAACTGAATTTTATAGAGTAAAAGTTGTAATAATAGGTCAAGATCCTTATTATCAAACAAATCAAGCTAACGGCCTAGCTTTTTCTGTACCTAAGGGAATTAAAATTCCTCCTTCTTTAATTAATATATATAAAGAATTAAGTAACGATATTCTTGGATGGAAATTTCCTAATCATGGATGTTTATATAAATGGGCTATTCAAGGTGTTTTTTTATTAAATACTATTTTGACAGTTGAACATGGAAAACCTTTTTCACATTCAAATGTAGGATGGAATTTTTTTACAGATTATATAATTAGTTTGATAAATAAACATTTAACTGGAATAATATTTTTGCTTTGGGGATCTAAAGCTCAAAAAAAAGTTAATTTAATAGATTCTAATAAGCATTATATTTTAAAATCTTCTCATCCTTCACCGTTAGCAGCTCACCGTGGATTTTTTGGATGTAAGCATTTTTCTAAAGTTAATAAGATATTACTTTTAAATAATCAAAAAAAAATTGATTGGTCATTAATTTAA
- the grpE gene encoding nucleotide exchange factor GrpE — MKKNKENVITDEKENVITDEKENVITDEKENVITDEKENVITDEKENVITDEKENVITDEKENVITDEIVELEEKIKNIENKIKEIRLRSQAEIINIKNKAKKNVKNIKNIIFEKFIKKIINFLDVFEKTINYFTEKNNNTLKYKTEGILLIYKSLIDNIIKLGVQIENKKNVIYNKNIHKPILFSKSKIIPNNFIINVIKKGYIIKNKVIRKAHVEVSMNKNYSDNK, encoded by the coding sequence ATGAAAAAAAATAAAGAAAATGTTATAACAGATGAAAAAGAAAATGTTATAACAGATGAAAAAGAAAATGTTATAACAGATGAAAAAGAAAATGTTATAACAGATGAAAAAGAAAATGTTATAACAGATGAAAAAGAAAATGTTATAACAGATGAAAAAGAAAATGTTATAACAGATGAAAAAGAAAATGTTATAACAGATGAAATAGTCGAATTGGAAGAAAAAATTAAAAATATAGAAAATAAAATTAAAGAAATAAGATTAAGATCTCAAGCAGAAATAATAAATATTAAAAATAAAGCAAAAAAAAATGTAAAAAACATAAAAAATATTATTTTTGAAAAATTCATAAAAAAAATAATAAATTTTTTAGATGTTTTTGAAAAAACAATAAATTATTTTACTGAAAAAAATAATAATACTTTAAAATATAAAACTGAAGGTATTTTGTTGATATATAAATCTTTAATAGATAACATAATCAAATTAGGAGTTCAAATAGAAAATAAAAAAAATGTTATATATAACAAAAATATTCATAAACCTATATTATTTTCAAAATCTAAAATAATTCCAAATAATTTTATTATTAATGTAATAAAAAAAGGATATATTATAAAAAATAAAGTGATACGAAAAGCTCATGTAGAAGTTTCTATGAATAAAAATTATTCTGATAATAAATAG